A single genomic interval of Gossypium raimondii isolate GPD5lz chromosome 11, ASM2569854v1, whole genome shotgun sequence harbors:
- the LOC105801208 gene encoding histone-lysine N-methyltransferase SUVR5 — protein SSRLGVGGGEPILSSTFVCEYVGEILGEQEANNRLTRYGRDGCNYLFNIGSQINDMSRLIEGQARYFIDASKYGNVSRFINHSCSPNLVNHQVLVDSIDCHRAHIGLYASQDISVGEELTFDYRYELLPGQGYSCRLMFS, from the exons TCTTCAAGGCTGGGGGTCGGGGGTGGTGAACCAATTCTGAGTAGCACATTTGTGTGTGAATACGTTGGGGAGATCTTAGGCGAGCAAGAGGCAAACAATAGGCTTACCAG GTATGGTAGAGATGGTTGCAACTATCTGTTTAACATTGGTTCTCAAATAAATGATATGAGCCGGTTGATTGAAGGACAAGCACGATATTTTATTGATGCATCCAAATATGGAAATGTTTCGCGTTTCATCAATCATAG CTGCTCGCCAAATCTTGTGAATCATCAAGTTCTTGTGGACAGCATAGATTGTCACCGAGCTCACATTGGTCTCTATGCCAGTCAAGAT ATATCTGTAGGTGAAGAGCTGACTTTTGACTATCGATATGAACTCCTGCCTGGACAAGGATATTCATGCAGATTGATGTTTTCCTAA